GGGTTACTGGTATATAATTTTCGACTCCAATCAAAAGATAGACCTATTTTATCCATCTGTTTTTGATATTTTTTTATATTTTTTCTAGTAGTTTCGTAAGGATGCTGTCCAGTTTGAATGGCATATTGTTCTGCAGGTAGTCCAAAGGAATCAAATCCTATTGGATTTAATACGTTGTACCCTTCTGCACGTTTATATCTAGCATAAATATCGGAAGCTATATATCCTAAACAATGTCCTATATGAAGACCAGATCCGGAAGGATATGGAAACATATTTAAAATATAGTATTTTTTTTTAGTTTCGTTTTCTTTTATATGAAAAATATTGTTTTTTTTCCAATATATTTGCCAACGTTTTTCTAATTTTCGAAAATTATATTCCATGTTTATTTTATTTTAAATTCTATATAAAAATTCAATAATTTTGTTACGTAATTTTAGTGAGTGGTTTCTGTGAAAAACATTATTTAATTTCAAAATATAATTATCCATAATTATTTGATGATAATAAAAAAAGTTTTTCTAAAAAAGAAAATAAATGTTTAATAACCATCAAGATTGTTTAAAAAATAATTTTAACAAAAAATTTTTAAATAATCAAACTATTAGTTATTTGGTAACATTCATTCAAGATGATCCGGATAATTCTATAGAAATATTTTATTTATTAAAAATAAGTAAAGCTACTTCCGTTTTTAAATTTTTAGATTTTCCTATAAAAAAAAAAATTATTGAAGGTCTTCCATCTATTAAAATGATGGAATTGATGAATCAATTATCTGTGGATGATCGTGTATCATTTTTGGAGGATCTTCCAAAAGATTCATTAAAAGATTTGATTAAATATTTAAATCCGGAAGAAAAACGTAGAACTTTAATTTCTTTAGGATATCCTGAAAATAGTGTAGGCCGTCTGATGATACCATATTATCTTGCTGTACAAGAGACTTGGAGTGTTAAGAAAGTATTAGAATATATACGAAAAGAAGGTAAAAATAGTGATATAATAGAAATTATCTATATAGTAAATAAAAAAGGGAAATTAGTTGATGACATTAAAATAAGAGAATTTTTATTAGTAGATATAGATACTAAAGTCGAAGAATTAATGGATAGAAAATATACTGCTGCTTTAAATGTTACCGATACAGAAGAAGAAGCAAATAAAATATTTTCTATGAATAATAGAGTTTCACTTCCAGTAATAGATGATAAAAAAAATTTTCTTGGAATAGTAACTATAGATGATATATTATGGGTTTTAAATGAAAATTATAGAGAAGATATTCAAAAAATAGGTGGGATGGAAGCTTTGAATCAATCTTATCTAAATATTCCTTTATCTAAATTAATTAAGAAAAGAGCTGGATGGTTAATCTTATTATTTATAGGTGAAATGTTAACGACAACTGTTATGCAGAATTTTTCAAGTGTTATAGAAAAAGCCGTAGTTTTGGCTTTATTTATTCCATTAGTGGTTTCAAGTGGTGGAAATAGTGGATCTCAAGCATCCAGCTTGATTATTCAAGCAATGGCTTTAGGAGAAGTTAAAATAAAAGATTGGTGGATAGTAATGCGAAGAGAAATAATATGTGGTTTTTTTTTAGGGAGTATCTTAGGATTAACTGGATTTATCCGTGTTTTAGCCTGGCATAATATAAATTTTTTCAATTATGGACCTCATTTTATATTAGTTGGATTAACAGTTTTTTTATCTTTGATTTTCGTTGTTTTATGGGGGACCTTTAGTGGATCTATGTTACCATTTTTAATTAAAAAATTTAGAGGCGATCCAGCTAGCTCTTCTGCTCCTTTTGTAGCTACATTAGTAGATGTTATTGGATTAATAATATATTTTTCTATGTCTTATATTATTCTTCATGGTACTTTATTATAATAAAAATGAAAATCTTTCTCTAAATTTTTGAATAACTTTTTTCCAATCTTCAGGAATTGGACTAGTAAAATGACATTTTCCATTTTTTGGATGAATTAAGGAAAGAGAAATGGCATGTAATGCTTGTCTTTTTAAAATATTTAAACATATTTTTAAAAATTTAAAATTTTTTTTTGAAAAACTTTTTAAAATTTTATTTCCACCATAAATAAAATCATTAAATAATGGATGCCCTAAATATTTAAAATGAGCTCTTATTTGATGTGTTTTTCCGGTTTCTAAATTACAAGAAATATATGTTATATATTTAAATCTTTCTAAAACTTTGTAATGAGTTATTGAATATTTTCCTCTATCAAAATCTTTTTTCAAAAGAGTCATTCTTTTTCTATTTTTAGGGTCTCTTCCTATAAATCCAGTTATAGTGCCTTCTTCATTTTTCAAATTTCCCCATACTAAAGCTATATATTTTCTTTTAATAGTTTTAGAAATAAATTGTTGAAATAAAAATTTTTGTGCATATTCATTTTTAGCTAAAACAAGTAAACCTGAAGTATCTTTATCTATTCTGTGAACTAAACCTAACCTATATAATAATTTATTATTATTTTTTAAATGATATTTAATTCCATGAATTAAAGTCCCATTTTCATTTCCAATTCCTGGATGGACTACCATACCTGGTTGTTTGTTAACTACAATAATATCCTCATCTTCATGAATAATATCAAGAGGTATTTTTTCTGCAATAATATTTTTATATTCTAAATCTAGAATGGGTGGATAAGAAATTTCTATTTCTATAAAATCAAAAGGTTTTATTTGGTAATTTTTTTTTATAAAACGTTTATTTACTAAAATTTTTCCTAAATTTGCAGCCTTTTGGATTTGATTTCTACTAATATTTTGGATTGATTTTATTAAAAATTTATCAATTCGAATAGATTTTTGATTTTTTTTTAATAAAAAACTAAATTTTTTAATGTGCATTTATTTTTTTCTATTCCTATTTTTTTTATTCTTGATATGTATCTATTTTTTGTATAACTTTTTCTTGAATTTTATCCTCTTTTTTGTTTATATTTTTCGAAGGCTTAGATTCATATTTTGGGATTAAATTATCGAATAATTCTTTTGAATTATTCGATCTTAACCAAAGATATATCGGTATATTTTTATCCTTTATTTTTCCAGGATAAGGTTCTTGACGGTAAACTTTTGCATTATTTATAGAATCATCATCCAATGATTGGTCATCATAAAAATTAATAATGTTAAATAATTTTTTTTTCAAAGTATAAGTAGCAGAAGATAAAGACATTCCAATAACATTTGGAACTATAAAATCATTTTTTTCATATCCTTTTCCAACTATTAAGGTAATTTTATCTTTATTTGGTAAAATATATCCAGATGGAATGGATTTTCCTTTATAAAAAACTTTTAGAACAATATCCTTAGATAGATTATTCATATATTTTATATT
The nucleotide sequence above comes from Blattabacterium clevelandi. Encoded proteins:
- a CDS encoding RluA family pseudouridine synthase: MHIKKFSFLLKKNQKSIRIDKFLIKSIQNISRNQIQKAANLGKILVNKRFIKKNYQIKPFDFIEIEISYPPILDLEYKNIIAEKIPLDIIHEDEDIIVVNKQPGMVVHPGIGNENGTLIHGIKYHLKNNNKLLYRLGLVHRIDKDTSGLLVLAKNEYAQKFLFQQFISKTIKRKYIALVWGNLKNEEGTITGFIGRDPKNRKRMTLLKKDFDRGKYSITHYKVLERFKYITYISCNLETGKTHQIRAHFKYLGHPLFNDFIYGGNKILKSFSKKNFKFLKICLNILKRQALHAISLSLIHPKNGKCHFTSPIPEDWKKVIQKFRERFSFLL
- a CDS encoding PASTA domain-containing protein codes for the protein MRYLKYCLILILNLLISIFILYKIINFSLKWVDFYTKHGSYVRVPDLHYLSLNQSLSILNKLGLKYDVDTSFYDPYFNPFQVISFFPEAGDYVKKGRSIYIKANPKNFQSTVLPNIINKHKHIAMKLIHANHLLVKNIKYMNNLSKDIVLKVFYKGKSIPSGYILPNKDKITLIVGKGYEKNDFIVPNVIGMSLSSATYTLKKKLFNIINFYDDQSLDDDSINNAKVYRQEPYPGKIKDKNIPIYLWLRSNNSKELFDNLIPKYESKPSKNINKKEDKIQEKVIQKIDTYQE
- the mgtE gene encoding magnesium transporter, coding for MFNNHQDCLKNNFNKKFLNNQTISYLVTFIQDDPDNSIEIFYLLKISKATSVFKFLDFPIKKKIIEGLPSIKMMELMNQLSVDDRVSFLEDLPKDSLKDLIKYLNPEEKRRTLISLGYPENSVGRLMIPYYLAVQETWSVKKVLEYIRKEGKNSDIIEIIYIVNKKGKLVDDIKIREFLLVDIDTKVEELMDRKYTAALNVTDTEEEANKIFSMNNRVSLPVIDDKKNFLGIVTIDDILWVLNENYREDIQKIGGMEALNQSYLNIPLSKLIKKRAGWLILLFIGEMLTTTVMQNFSSVIEKAVVLALFIPLVVSSGGNSGSQASSLIIQAMALGEVKIKDWWIVMRREIICGFFLGSILGLTGFIRVLAWHNINFFNYGPHFILVGLTVFLSLIFVVLWGTFSGSMLPFLIKKFRGDPASSSAPFVATLVDVIGLIIYFSMSYIILHGTLL